From the genome of Drosophila melanogaster chromosome 2L, one region includes:
- the gudu gene encoding gudu, whose amino-acid sequence MIGTSSGTSHNRSRKKKEQCGSCPNRFSKDKRQVAAEDSDTTEVESSTDEEERWKEVARAAEIPADYYNIQKLVKYIKAGNQTATIVSLCCLKDYDLSTQINQFAISDIGGLDVLVNILECSDTKCCLGALKVLSDITLNIDIRKTIVDLDGIPLIVDILNSSMKDLKTMAAETLANVCKVRLARKYVRTCGGIPKLVDLIDIKLSILKTPRDQLSPDDLESLDMTRAGARALFTLADSKHNMEQMRKSGIVPLMAQLLKSCHIDVVIPIMGTVRKCSSEPKFQLAITTEGMIPDIVSHLSSENTELKMEGSTAIYKCAFDGTTRDLVREAGGLEPLVTIIKDKNVRENKPLLRGATGAIWMCAVTDANVKVLDQLRTVNHLVALLNDECDEVLTNVTGAISECVRFQSNREQLRQAGGLPAMVSLLNSSHAPLLENLAKGLKECAEDPDSMRILEDLDAVRLIWSLLKNPTTRVQAHAAYAICPCVRNANDSAELVRSLVGAMELVVGLLKSKDIMVLSAVCAAIATIAQDQTNLAILTDLKVIYKLADLVQTTDDLLRMNLAAAVAACACFGNNTEELGRLRTVTPIVTYMTSDNPLVHRSTAMALEKLSMDPQNCITMHQSGVVPFLLECIGSTNKELQLAAAGCLRNIRELALRAEEYLLKIDDD is encoded by the exons ATGATTGGCACTAGCAGCGGAACGTCCCACAATCGGAGTCGAAAGAAGAAAGAACAGTGCGGATCCTGTCCCAACAGATTCTCAAAGGATAAGCGCCAGGTGGCCGCCGAGGACTCGGATACCACGGAGGTGGAATCGTCTACGGATGAGGAGGAACGCTGGAAGGAAGTGGCGCGAGCCGCTGAGATTCCGGCTGACTATTATAATATCCAAAAACTGGTGAAATACATCAAGGCGGGCAATCAGACAGCCACTATAGTATCGTTGTGCTGCTTGAAGGACTACGATCTGAGCACCCAGATCAATCAGTTCGCCATCTCGGACATCGGCGGACTCGATGTCTTGGTTAACATCCTGGAGTGCAGCGACACCAAGTGCTGTTTGGGCGCCCTCAAAGTTCTCTCAGATATCACACTGAACATCGATATTAGGAAGACCATCGTAGATCTGGATGGCATTCCCCTCATTGTGGACATCCTAAACTCTTCCATGAAGGACCTAAAAACCATGGCCGCCGAGACATTGGCCAATGTGTGCAAGGTGCGACTGGCCAGAAAGTATGTGCGCACCTGCGGAGGAATCCCCAAGCTGGTGGATCTCATCGACATCAAGTTGAG CATTCTAAAGACGCCTCGTGACCAATTGAGTCCAGATGATCTGGAATCTCTCGATATGACACGCGCTGGAGCCCGGGCTCTTTTCACTCTGGCCGATTCCAAGCACAACATGGAGCAGATGCGCAAGAGCGGAATTGTTCCTTTGATGGCTCAGCTCCTTAAGTCCTGTCACATCGATGTCGTCATTCCCATAATGGGCACCGTTCGAAAGTGCTCCTCGGAGCCGAAGTTCCAACTGGCCATCACCACCGAGGGCATGATTCCCGACATTGTGAGCCATCTGAGTTCCGAAAATACCGAGCTGAAGATGGAGGGCAGTACAGCGATCTACAAGTGCGCCTTCGACGGAACCACCAGGGATTTGGTGAGGGAGGCTGGGGGCTTGGAACCTTTGGTAACTATCATAAAGGACAAGAATGTGAGGGAAAATAAGCCTTTATTGAGAGGCGCCACTGGAGCGATTTGGATGTGTGCCGTAACCGATGCAAATGTCAAAGTGCTGGATCAACTCAGGACGGTGAACCACCTGGTGGCCTTGCTAAATGATGAGTGTGACGAGGTCCTGACCAACGTGACCGGAGCTATATCTGAATGTGTGAGATTTCAAAGCAATAGGGAGCAACTGCGTCAGGCTGGAGGATTACCAGCAATGGTTTCCCTACTCAACAGTTCTCACGCCCCTCTTCTGGAAAATTTAGCCAAGGGATTGAAGGAGTGTGCCGAAGATCCGGACAGCATGAGAATCCTTGAGGATCTGGATGCGGTCAGGCTGATATGGTCGCTATTGAAGAACCCCACAACTAGGGTTCAGGCCCATGCGGCTTACGCCATATGTCCCTGTGTTCGAAATGCCAACGATTCCGCTGAATTGGTCAGGAGCTTGGTTGGCGCCATGGAACTGGTGGTGGGTCTGCTAAAGTCCAAGGATATCATGGTCTTATCCGCCGTTTGTGCTGCCATTGCAACAATTGCCCAGGATCAAACCAATCTAGCCATCTTAACCGATCTGAAAGTCATCTACAAGCTAGCCGATCTCGTCCAGACCACCGACGACCTCCTTCGAATGAACTTGGCAGCTGCCGTGGCCGCCTGTGCCTGCTTCGGTAATAATACGGAGGAACTGGGACGTCTGCGTACTGTCACTCCGATTGTCACCTACATGACCAGCGACAATCCCTTGGTGCACCGCAGCACGGCCATGGCACTGGAGAAGCTATCGATGGATCCGCAGAACTGCATTACCATGCACCAG AGTGGAGTTGTTCCTTTCCTGCTGGAGTGCATTGGATCCACTAACAAGGAGCTCCAGTTGGCCGCCGCTGGTTGTCTGCGCAATATCCGCGAATTGGCCTTGCGTGCCGAGGAATATCTGCTTAAAATCGACGATGACTAg
- the CG5160 gene encoding uncharacterized protein, isoform A: MNATSPKSSLVKLGLHTNKQKTLKVMVLGQSGVGKTAMVVRFITRRFIGEYDPNLEKIYTCQTTLDKEQIQFDILDATGQLQELDGVSLESNIRWADAFILMYSITDKCSFDECSRLKFLINYNKRRRKLGSASKEYALDIPVILVGNKTDQPGDRMVSLEEGQRRFRELSCSCFHEISVRESVDQVQNVFRDVFRFWRVFSKFPKLKRSTSDVANTDGILTPDSGSCSFYDASSLGVGRHSFLVIGSACLEESNGDHTESTDEITSSSLSSSRSDIDAPFRSRASTDGTLLSRPRRWRYPPPGCLLPHTNRVERRMSISTRGSNASY, translated from the exons ATGAATGCCACCTCGCCAAAGTCATCGCTGGTCAAGTTGGGTCTGCATACCAATAAACAAAAGACTCTGAAGGTTATGGTCCTGGGCCAAAGTGGTGTGGGAAAAACGG CCATGGTGGTGCGTTTTATTACCCGACGCTTCATTGGCGAGTATGATCCTAATCTGGAGAAGATTTACACCTGCCAAACCACGCTGGACAAGGAGCAGATTCAGTTTGACATTCTGGACGCCACCGGTCAGCTACAA GAACTAGATGGAGTTAGTCTGGAGTCCAACATCCGCTGGGCCGACGCATTTATACTAATGTACTCCATTACGGACAAGTGTTCCTTCGACGAGTGCAGTCGCCTAAAGTTCCTCATCAATTACAATAAACGAAGACGCAAGTTGGGCTCGGCCAGTAAA GAATACGCACTGGATATTCCTGTCATACTGGTGGGCAATAAGACAGATCAGCCGGGCGATCGAATGGTCAGCTTGGAAGAGGGTCAGCGCCGATTCAGGGAGTTATCCTGCTCCTGTTTTCACGAGATTTCCGTCAGAGAGAGCGTGGATCAA GTGCAGAATGTTTTTCGCGATGTGTTTCGCTTCTGGCGAGTCTTCAGCAAATTCCCCAAGCTCAAGCGCTCCACCAGCGATGTGGCCAATACGGATGGAATCCTCACGCCCGATTCGGGATCCTGTTCCTTCTACGATGCCTCGTCTTTGGGCGTCGGTCGACATTCCTTTCTGGTCATCGGAAGCGCCTGTTTGGAGGAGAGCAACGGTGACCATACGGAGTCTACGGATGAGATTACGAGTAGCAGTTTGAGCAGCTCACGCAGCGACATCGATGCTCCCTTCCGTAGTAGAGCTTCGACGGACGGCACCCTGTTGTCCCGACCACGTAGATGGCGGTATCCACCGCCGGGATGCCTGCTGCCACACACGAATCGCGTGGAGCGACGGATGAGCATTTCCACCAGGGGCAGTAATGCCAGTTACTAG
- the CG5171 gene encoding uncharacterized protein, isoform D — protein MKSIVFLLALLLNATRSYREIVKMPEKQVAPVISNLEDFANNLPGYLISESPVAVLLDYDGTLAPIADNPAKTKMPVELEAILHKIAKHPKVFLAVISGRGLKDVQKQVNIDGITYAGNHGLEIEYPDGSRHDYELPTEIQKNYTQMVRELKEKVEKNGAWVEDKKVSLTYHYRDTPAALKDQQKQLASEICTKFGFRANQAHEAIEAKPPVNWNKGEAAVYILKQKFGDNWSQKVSVVFAGDDTTDEDAMRVLRGLGRSFRISADAQIQTYADFRLPKQAVMTDLLKWIANVYVS, from the exons A TGAAATCTATCGTATTTTTATTGGCATTACTTCTAAACGCGACAAGGAGTTATCGGGAAATTGTGAAAATGCCTGAGAAACAAGTGGCACCTGTAATTAGTAATCTCGAGGATTTTGCGAATAATTTACCTGG GTATCTAATTTCTGAAAGTCCAGTTGCCGTACTCCTGGACTACGATGGCACCCTAGCTCCCATTGCGGATAATCCAGCGAAGACCAAAATGCCCGTGGAACTGGAGGCCATACTGCACAAGATAGCCAAGCATCCCAAAGTTTTTCTCGCTGTGATCTCGGGTCGCGGACTGAAAGATGTGcaaaaacaagtaaatatCGATGGCATTACATATGCTGGTAATCATGGACTGGAAATCGAGTATCCCGATGGCTCCAGGCACGATTACGAGCTACCCACGGAGATCCAGAAAAACTACACACAAATGGTTAGGGAGCTCAAGGAGAAGGTGGAGAAGAATGGAGCCTGGGTGGAGGATAAGAAGGTGTCACTCACCTACCACTACAGAGATACGCCCGCAGCCCTGAAGGATCAGCAAAAGCAGTTGGCTTCGGAGATCTGCACAAAGTTCGGATTCCGTGCGAATCAGGCCCATGAAGCCATCGAAGCTAAGCCCCCAGTGAATTGGAACAAGGGAGAGGCTGCCGTGTATATTCTGAAGCAGAAATTCGGGGATAATTGGTCGCAGAAAGTGAGTGTGGTCTTTGCGGGCGATGACACCACCGATGAAGATGCCATGAGA GTGCTTCGAGGCTTGGGTCGCTCGTTTAGAATTTCTGCTGATGCCCAGATTCAAACTTATGCGGATTTCCGGTTGCCCAAGCAGGCTGTAATGACCGATCTTCTCAAATGGATAGCCAATGTGTATGTTTCTTAG
- the CG5171 gene encoding uncharacterized protein, isoform B, translated as MPEKQVAPVISNLEDFANNLPGYLISESPVAVLLDYDGTLAPIADNPAKTKMPVELEAILHKIAKHPKVFLAVISGRGLKDVQKQVNIDGITYAGNHGLEIEYPDGSRHDYELPTEIQKNYTQMVRELKEKVEKNGAWVEDKKVSLTYHYRDTPAALKDQQKQLASEICTKFGFRANQAHEAIEAKPPVNWNKGEAAVYILKQKFGDNWSQKVSVVFAGDDTTDEDAMRVLRGLGRSFRISADAQIQTYADFRLPKQAVMTDLLKWIANVYVS; from the exons ATGCCTGAGAAACAAGTGGCACCTGTAATTAGTAATCTCGAGGATTTTGCGAATAATTTACCTGG GTATCTAATTTCTGAAAGTCCAGTTGCCGTACTCCTGGACTACGATGGCACCCTAGCTCCCATTGCGGATAATCCAGCGAAGACCAAAATGCCCGTGGAACTGGAGGCCATACTGCACAAGATAGCCAAGCATCCCAAAGTTTTTCTCGCTGTGATCTCGGGTCGCGGACTGAAAGATGTGcaaaaacaagtaaatatCGATGGCATTACATATGCTGGTAATCATGGACTGGAAATCGAGTATCCCGATGGCTCCAGGCACGATTACGAGCTACCCACGGAGATCCAGAAAAACTACACACAAATGGTTAGGGAGCTCAAGGAGAAGGTGGAGAAGAATGGAGCCTGGGTGGAGGATAAGAAGGTGTCACTCACCTACCACTACAGAGATACGCCCGCAGCCCTGAAGGATCAGCAAAAGCAGTTGGCTTCGGAGATCTGCACAAAGTTCGGATTCCGTGCGAATCAGGCCCATGAAGCCATCGAAGCTAAGCCCCCAGTGAATTGGAACAAGGGAGAGGCTGCCGTGTATATTCTGAAGCAGAAATTCGGGGATAATTGGTCGCAGAAAGTGAGTGTGGTCTTTGCGGGCGATGACACCACCGATGAAGATGCCATGAGA GTGCTTCGAGGCTTGGGTCGCTCGTTTAGAATTTCTGCTGATGCCCAGATTCAAACTTATGCGGATTTCCGGTTGCCCAAGCAGGCTGTAATGACCGATCTTCTCAAATGGATAGCCAATGTGTATGTTTCTTAG